A part of Populus alba chromosome 8, ASM523922v2, whole genome shotgun sequence genomic DNA contains:
- the LOC118039932 gene encoding uncharacterized protein, with protein sequence MSEAKKRKQVELNDKVPEAEKKAQEDNGGQTAEATNAEVDEFFAILERIHVAVKYFKEANEDRRKLAEVRSLESGLEVEGSGMKVSDIKKEEEGVEEDVGFDLNADPEPEEDPA encoded by the coding sequence ATGTCGGAGGCGAAGAAGCGAAAACAGGTAGAGTTAAATGACAAAGTCCCAGAAGCAGAAAAGAAGGCACAAGAGGATAACGGAGGGCAAACTGCAGAAGCCACGAATGCGGAGGTTGATGAGTTCTTTGCGATCCTCGAGAGGATACACGTGGCAGTCAAGTACTTTAAAGAGGCAAATGAAGATCGCCGTAAGCTAGCGGAGGTAAGATCGCTGGAGAGTGGGTTGGAAGTTGAAGGTAGCGGCATGAAAGTTAGCGACATCAAGAAAGAGGAGGAGGGTGTAGAGGAGGACGTGGGCTTCGATTTGAATGCGGATCCCGAACCAGAGGAAGATCCGGCTTAG
- the LOC118039931 gene encoding LOW QUALITY PROTEIN: alpha-xylosidase 1-like (The sequence of the model RefSeq protein was modified relative to this genomic sequence to represent the inferred CDS: deleted 1 base in 1 codon) — MSSSTGSLFFSVFFSLLLVLLPSFYQVNSSSTPTKIGKGHRLISIEETPDGGIVGILQVKQKNKIYGPDIPLLQLYVKHETQDRLRVHITDAEKQRWEVPYNLLPREKAQALKQTIGRSRKNPITVQEYSGSELIFSYIVDPFSFAVKRKSNGQTLFNSSSDGSESFGEMVFKDQYLEISTQLPKDASLYGLGENTQPHGIKLYPGDPYTLYTTDISAINLNADLYGSHPVYMDLRKVKGQAYAHAVLLLNSNGMDVFYRGTSLTYKIIGGVFDFYFFSGPTPLAVVDQYTALIGRPAPMPYWAFGFHQCRWGYHNLSVVEDVVENYKKARIPLDVIWNDDDHMDGHKDFTLNLVNYPRPKLLAFLEKIHSIGMKYIVIIDPGIGVNSSYGVYQRGIANDVFIKYEGEPYLAQVWPGAVNFPDFLNPKTVDWWGDEVRRFHELVPVDGLWIDMNEASNFCSGLCKIPKGKQCPSGTGPGWVCCLDCKNITKTRWDDPPYKINASGLQVPIGYKTIATSAVHYNGVLEYDAHSLYGFSQAIATHKALQGLEGKRPFILSRSTYVGSGKYAAHWTGDNKGTWEDLKYSISTMINFGIFGVPMVGSDICGFYPAPTEELCNRWIEVGAFYPFSRDHANFYSPRQELYQWDSVAESARTALGMRYKILPYLYTLNYEAHTTGAPIARPLFFSFPDYTECYGLSTQFLLGSSLMISPVLEQGKSQVKALFPPGSWYSLFDMTQAITSEGGQYVTLDAPLHVVNVHLHQNTILPMQQGGMISKEARMTPFALVVTFPAGASDGKAAGKLFLDDDELPEMKLASGSATYVDFYATASQGTVKLWSEVQESKFALDKGWKISKVTVLGLGRSGAPSALELDGKPVTAASNIELTTLEQKYLEDLQDGSEKKSIVMVEVNGLEIPVGKNFAMSWKMGISG; from the exons ATGTCTTCCTCTACtggttctctttttttctctgtc TTCTTTAGTTTGCTTCTTGTTTTGCTCCCATCTTTCTATCAAGTAAACTCGTCTTCTACACCCACCAAAATTGGCAAAGGCCACCGTCTCATTTCCATCGAAGAGACCCCTGACGGAGGCATTGTAGGCATCCTCCAAGTCAAGCAAAAGAACAAAATCTACGGTCCTGATATCCCCCTCTTGCAGCTCTATGTCAA GCATGAAACACAGGATCGTTTAAGGGTCCATATTACTGATGCAGAGAAGCAGAGATGGGAAGTGCCATACAATCTGTTACCAAGAGAGAAAGCACAAGCATTGAAGCAAACAATAGGGAGATCAAGAAAGAACCCAATAACTGTTCAGGAATACTCAGGCTCTGAGCTGATTTTTAGCTACATAGTAGACCCTTTTAGTTTTGCAGTGAAGAGAAAATCAAATGGGCAGACCCTTTTCAATTCAAGCTCTGACGGTTCAGAGTCATTTGGTGAAATGGTGTTTAAAGATCAGTACTTGGAGATATCAACACAGTTGCCTAAAGATGCTTCATTGTACGGTCTTGGAGAGAACACACAGCCGCATGGTATTAAGCTGTACCCTGGAGATCCATACACCTTGTATACAACTGATATCTCCGCCATTAATCTCAATGCTGATCTGTATGGGTCCCATCCGGTGTACATGGATCTTAGGAAGGTGAAGGGCCAAGCTTATGCTCATGCTGTTCTGTTGTTGAACAGCAATGGCATGGATGTATTCTACAGAGGAACTTCTTTGACATACAAGATTATTGGGGGTGTTTTTGACTTCTACTTCTTTTCTGGACCCACTCCTCTTGCTGTTGTTGATCAGTACACCGCTTTAATTGGAAGACCAGCTCCAATGCCTTACTGGGCTTTTG GTTTCCACCAATGCAGATGGGGTTACCATAACCTGTCTGTGGTTGAAGATGTTGTCGAGAACTACAAAAAGGCTCGGATCCCACTTGATGTCATTTGGAATGATGACGATCACATGGATGGCCACAAGGACTTCACCCTCAACCTTGTCAACTATCCTCGTCCAAAACTTTTGGCTTTCCTAGAGAAAATACACAGCATTGGCATGAagtatattgttattattgatcCTGGAATTGGTGTTAATTCTAGTTACGGCGTGTACCAAAGAGGCATTGCCAATGATGTATTTATCAAGTATGAGGGTGAGCCCTACCTAGCTCAAGTTTGGCCAGGAGCTGTCAACTTTCCTGACTTTCTCAATCCAAAAACAGTAGACTGGTGGGGTGATGAAGTTCGTCGATTCCATGAACTTGTCCCTGTTGATGGTCTTTGGATTGACATGAATGAAGCTTCAAATTTTTGTTCTGGACTGTGCAAAATCCCAAAGGGCAAGCAGTGTCCAAGTGGAACTGGACCTGGTTGGGTCTGCTGCTTGGATTGCAAAAACATAACAAAGACAAGATGGGATGATCCACCTTACAAGATAAATGCTTCAGGATTGCAGGTTCCAATAGGGTACAAAACCATAGCAACCAGTGCTGTTCACTACAATGGTGTTTTGGAGTATGATGCTCATAGCCTCTATGGATTCTCTCAGGCCATTGCTACTCACAAGGCCCTTCAAGGTCTTGAAGGCAAGAGGCCATTTATATTATCACGCTCCACATATGTTGGATCAGGCAAGTATGCTGCTCACTGGACCGGTGATAATAAAGGCACTTGGGAGGATTTGAAATATTCCATTTCTACTATGAtaaattttggtatttttgggGTACCAATGGTTGGTTCAGATATATGTGGGTTTTATCCTGCACCCACTGAAGAGCTCTGCAACAGGTGGATCGAGGTGGGGGCTTTCTATCCCTTCTCAAGGGATCATGCGAACTTCTATTCCCCAAGGCAGGAGCTTTATCAATGGGATTCAGTAGCTGAGTCTGCTAGAACTGCACTTGGTATGAGGTACAAGATTCTTCCATATCTCTACACGCTGAACTATGAGGCTCATACCACAGGAGCCCCAATTGCCAGACCACTTTTCTTCTCGTTCCCAGATTACACTGAGTGTTACGGGTTGAGCACCCAGTTCTTGCTCGGAAGTAGCCTCATGATATCTCCGGTGCTTGAGCAAGGGAAATCACAGGTTAAAGCACTCTTTCCTCCTGGTAGTTGGTACAGCTTATTCGATATGACACAGGCCATTACATCGGAAGGAGGGCAGTATGTAACTCTTGATGCACCCTTGCATGTTGTTAATGTGCATTTGCATCAGAACACAATCCTACCCATGCAGCAGGGTGGAATGATCTCTAAGGAAGCCAGAATGACACCTTTTGCTCTTGTAGTGACCTTCCCTGCAGGGGCTAGTGATGGAAAAGCTGCAGGTAAACTTTTCCTCGATGACGATGAGCTCCCAGAAATGAAACTGGCAAGCGGATCGGCAACATATGTCGATTTCTATGCAACTGCAAGTCAAGGAACTGTGAAATTGTGGTCAGAAGTTCAGGAAAGCAAGTTTGCTTTAGATAAGGGTTGGAAAATCAGTAAGGTGACAGTGTTGGGATTGGGTAGAAGCGGGGCACCATCAGCACTGGAGTTGGACGGGAAGCCAGTGACCGCTGCTTCAAACATCGAGTTGACCACATTGGAGCAGAAATATCTTGAGGACCTCCAAGATGGCAGTGAAAAGAAGAGTATTGTGATGGTAGAAGTTAATGGCTTGGAAATTCCTGTTGGCAAAAACTTTGCCATGTCCTGGAAAATGGGGATCAGCGGTTGA